In one Dehalococcoidia bacterium genomic region, the following are encoded:
- a CDS encoding thiamine pyrophosphate-binding protein encodes MATITGGEALLLALKRNSVDTIFGLVGQQMAAFYNAWNDHTDVREVGVRHEQAAAYMAMGYAAVAAKPGVCLTVSGPGALNTAAAMGTAAAGSIPVLLISGQVASSAVGKGMMFPHQLDAQSAVFRLLLKGSRVVQRVEEIPEAVNEAFRVMLTGRPGPYELEIPMDVLAATGEPHVLAPPSIPTVEPDDVLLRRVARDLAQARRPIILAGGGIAAANASAELRTLAELLHAPVYTSFRGKGALPDDHPQCMGASGDAGGATSPLDPETDLVLALGTRMCAWRSGPRALPQNRQVIQVDIDAGQIGRVYPVATPVVGDLRRTLTRLVALLRELPQIGRPRRDWAAMKREWRDAMGRASPEIVVLMEGLRRVLPRNTMVAADVTVLGGWSGMALDMYEPGTYLTSTYFATLGFAFPALVGAQIARPERPALAISGDGAFLFNLQELNTACRYHVPTIALVQDDGGFGTIKALQEEKYGRAKGYAFTNPDWTKLADAFGARCFSADGLESVPAAVEQALERHEPGIIAVKVPTMPSYALSGRRAAR; translated from the coding sequence ATGGCGACTATCACCGGCGGCGAGGCCCTGCTCCTCGCACTCAAGCGCAACTCCGTGGACACAATCTTCGGGCTCGTGGGCCAGCAGATGGCTGCCTTCTACAATGCCTGGAACGACCACACGGACGTCCGCGAGGTCGGTGTGCGACACGAGCAGGCGGCGGCCTACATGGCTATGGGTTATGCCGCCGTTGCAGCTAAGCCGGGCGTGTGCTTGACGGTCTCCGGCCCCGGCGCCCTCAACACGGCCGCAGCTATGGGGACGGCGGCTGCGGGTAGCATACCGGTGCTTCTCATCAGCGGGCAAGTCGCCTCCAGCGCAGTCGGCAAGGGCATGATGTTCCCTCATCAGCTTGATGCCCAGTCTGCTGTTTTCCGGCTGCTGCTGAAGGGGTCGCGCGTGGTGCAACGCGTGGAGGAGATTCCCGAAGCGGTGAACGAGGCGTTCCGCGTCATGCTCACCGGACGCCCTGGACCGTACGAGCTGGAAATCCCCATGGACGTGCTGGCCGCGACGGGGGAGCCGCACGTGCTAGCCCCTCCCTCTATCCCAACCGTCGAGCCCGACGACGTCCTCCTGCGGCGCGTGGCGCGGGATCTGGCGCAGGCGCGCAGGCCCATCATCCTGGCTGGGGGAGGCATTGCTGCAGCGAACGCGTCGGCGGAGTTGCGCACGCTGGCGGAACTGCTGCACGCGCCTGTCTACACATCGTTCCGGGGGAAGGGGGCGCTGCCAGACGATCATCCCCAGTGTATGGGCGCGAGCGGCGATGCGGGAGGTGCGACGTCGCCACTGGACCCCGAGACGGACCTGGTACTGGCACTCGGCACGCGCATGTGTGCGTGGAGATCCGGACCGCGCGCCCTGCCGCAGAACAGACAAGTCATCCAGGTGGACATTGACGCGGGACAGATTGGTCGCGTGTACCCGGTGGCAACTCCTGTCGTGGGCGATCTGCGGCGCACGCTGACGCGGCTCGTCGCGCTGCTGCGTGAACTGCCGCAGATCGGGCGGCCCCGGCGCGACTGGGCCGCGATGAAGCGCGAGTGGCGAGACGCCATGGGCCGAGCGTCGCCAGAGATTGTGGTGCTTATGGAGGGGCTGCGCCGCGTGCTCCCGCGCAACACGATGGTGGCGGCGGACGTAACGGTGCTTGGCGGATGGTCTGGCATGGCGCTGGACATGTACGAGCCGGGGACCTACCTCACGTCCACCTACTTTGCCACGCTCGGATTCGCATTCCCGGCGCTGGTTGGCGCGCAGATAGCACGACCAGAGCGGCCCGCGCTGGCGATATCCGGCGACGGCGCGTTTCTGTTCAACCTGCAGGAGTTGAACACTGCCTGTCGGTACCACGTGCCGACAATAGCGCTGGTCCAGGACGACGGCGGATTTGGCACGATCAAGGCGCTGCAGGAAGAAAAGTACGGGCGCGCGAAGGGTTATGCCTTCACGAACCCGGATTGGACGAAGCTGGCGGACGCATTCGGCGCGCGCTGCTTCTCCGCGGATGGATTGGAGAGCGTGCCCGCCGCCGTGGAGCAGGCGCTGGAGAGACACGAGCCTGGCATCATCGCGGTCAAGGTGCCCACAATGCCCTCGTACGCACTGAGCGGGCGCCGCGCCGCCAGGTAG